A window from Erythrobacter sp. YJ-T3-07 encodes these proteins:
- the queC gene encoding 7-cyano-7-deazaguanine synthase QueC, whose protein sequence is MTGKNPDTIAAALLSGGLDSMVAAALARERGHEVHALTIDYGQRHVREIEAARKIAKALGLASHREITLDLRKFGGSALTADIDVPKDGVDGTIPVTYVPARNLVFLALTTAFAESIGAGRIVIGVNALDYSGYPDCRPEFIASFAETARLGTKAGIEGGGFAIDAPLQFLGKAEIASEANRLGLDTALSWSCYDPRGDGLPCGLCDSCRLRRKGFADAGLTDGLTYPADT, encoded by the coding sequence ATGACGGGCAAAAATCCTGACACCATCGCCGCCGCCCTGCTTTCGGGTGGGCTTGATTCAATGGTTGCCGCCGCTCTGGCGCGCGAGCGGGGGCACGAAGTCCACGCGCTGACGATTGACTATGGCCAGCGCCACGTGCGCGAGATCGAGGCTGCGCGCAAAATCGCCAAGGCGCTGGGGCTTGCTAGCCACCGTGAAATCACGCTCGACCTGCGCAAGTTCGGCGGATCGGCGCTGACCGCGGATATCGACGTGCCCAAGGATGGCGTCGATGGGACGATCCCGGTCACCTATGTGCCCGCCCGCAACCTCGTCTTCCTCGCGCTGACCACCGCCTTTGCCGAGAGCATCGGCGCAGGCCGGATCGTCATCGGGGTCAATGCGCTGGACTATTCGGGCTATCCGGACTGTCGCCCCGAATTCATCGCCAGCTTCGCCGAAACGGCCCGGCTGGGCACAAAGGCGGGGATCGAAGGGGGCGGTTTCGCGATCGATGCTCCGCTCCAGTTCCTCGGCAAGGCCGAGATTGCGAGTGAGGCGAACCGGCTTGGGCTCGATACCGCACTCAGCTGGTCGTGTTACGACCCGAGAGGGGATGGCCTGCCGTGCGGATTGTGCGATAGCTGTCGTCTGCGCCGCAAGGGTTTTGCCGATGCGGGGCTGACCGACGGCCTGACCTATCCGGCGGATACATAA
- a CDS encoding DUF3617 family protein — protein sequence MTRRGITIFLALALAGGVGLAAPLAAQGGSTTLFGKLHLGTWEIRERGEGATTRRICLRRESDLVQLRHRGMRCSRSVIDDNGVSATVHYSCNGNGYGQTDIRWESPELIQLRTTGIERGSPFSFEAEGRRVGDCK from the coding sequence ATGACGAGACGCGGGATCACCATTTTCCTTGCGCTCGCCCTCGCGGGGGGCGTGGGCCTTGCCGCGCCGCTTGCTGCGCAGGGCGGCTCCACCACCTTGTTCGGCAAGCTTCATCTCGGCACGTGGGAAATCCGTGAGCGGGGCGAAGGCGCGACGACGCGGCGGATCTGTCTCCGGCGTGAAAGCGACCTGGTCCAGCTGCGCCATCGCGGGATGCGCTGCAGCCGCAGCGTGATCGACGACAATGGTGTCAGCGCGACCGTCCATTACAGCTGCAACGGCAATGGTTATGGCCAGACCGATATTCGCTGGGAATCGCCCGAGCTGATCCAGCTGCGGACCACGGGAATCGAACGCGGTTCGCCCTTCTCGTTCGAGGCCGAGGGCCGGCGGGTGGGCGACTGCAAGTGA
- a CDS encoding MFS transporter, producing MDATDKPASAPDAKVPAYSWYALSVLVLVYVLNFVDRQILSILANDIKADLGVDDAFLGFLYGTAFAIFYALFGIPLGKLADSWHRVRLMTIGLGLWSLMTAASGFAKNAAMLSGARVGVGIGEATASPSAYSLISDWFPARLRATALAVYSSGLYVGGGISLVIGALVVENWNAAYPNGGPLGLAGWQAAFIAVGLPGILLAIWVFTLKEPVRGLIDGMPAEPVEKPFRGFVEELQQIIPPLTILGAARRGPIALAVNLLGLVGFFFAAWLITSLAETGQGIIMGAIGSGVPAIGAEISDQWFLLAVGYYAIFSWASALRSRDAQTFALTWGSPAFLCTILGYGAVAFISYSTSYWGAPYGERVFEISKSELGLLLGAPAAVTGFLGVIIGGRVADWLFTKLPGGRLYVVLFGLLAPVPVVWVMFTTESKAMFLVLAAVAQLFASSALGAAAATSQSLVLPRMRGVATATFFLATTLVGLALGPYLAGLVSAKSGGDLGLGMQSTLWAAPIGLVLLLAALKLVPAAQERVLAAAQSEA from the coding sequence ATGGACGCGACGGACAAGCCCGCATCGGCACCAGATGCCAAGGTGCCCGCCTATAGCTGGTACGCGCTCAGCGTGCTGGTGCTGGTTTACGTGCTCAACTTCGTCGATCGCCAGATCCTCTCGATCCTTGCGAACGATATCAAAGCGGACCTGGGCGTCGACGACGCGTTTCTGGGCTTCCTCTACGGCACCGCCTTCGCGATCTTCTATGCGCTTTTCGGCATTCCGCTGGGCAAGCTGGCGGACAGCTGGCACCGCGTCAGGCTGATGACGATCGGTCTGGGCCTGTGGTCGCTGATGACCGCGGCGTCTGGCTTTGCGAAAAATGCGGCCATGCTCTCGGGCGCACGTGTTGGGGTCGGGATCGGCGAGGCGACGGCGAGCCCGTCCGCCTACTCGCTCATTTCGGACTGGTTTCCGGCGCGGCTGCGCGCCACCGCGCTCGCGGTTTATTCCTCGGGCCTCTATGTCGGCGGCGGTATCTCGCTGGTAATCGGCGCGCTGGTGGTCGAGAACTGGAACGCGGCCTACCCGAACGGCGGCCCGCTGGGCCTCGCCGGGTGGCAGGCAGCCTTCATCGCGGTCGGCCTGCCGGGCATCCTGCTTGCGATCTGGGTCTTCACGCTGAAAGAGCCGGTGCGCGGCCTGATCGACGGCATGCCGGCAGAGCCGGTCGAAAAGCCGTTCCGCGGGTTCGTCGAGGAATTGCAGCAGATCATCCCGCCGCTCACCATTCTCGGCGCCGCACGGCGCGGGCCGATCGCGCTGGCGGTCAATCTGCTCGGGCTTGTCGGATTTTTCTTCGCGGCCTGGTTGATCACGTCGCTGGCCGAGACTGGGCAGGGGATCATCATGGGCGCGATCGGCTCCGGTGTCCCGGCGATAGGCGCCGAGATCTCGGATCAGTGGTTCCTGCTGGCGGTGGGCTATTACGCGATCTTCAGCTGGGCGAGCGCGCTACGTTCGCGCGATGCGCAGACCTTCGCGCTGACCTGGGGATCGCCCGCCTTCCTGTGCACCATTCTGGGCTACGGCGCGGTCGCCTTCATCTCCTACTCCACGTCCTACTGGGGTGCCCCCTATGGCGAGCGGGTGTTCGAGATTTCCAAGAGCGAGCTGGGTCTGCTGCTGGGCGCGCCTGCAGCGGTGACCGGATTCCTCGGTGTGATCATCGGCGGCCGCGTGGCAGACTGGCTGTTCACCAAGCTTCCCGGCGGGCGGCTCTATGTGGTGCTGTTCGGCCTGTTGGCTCCGGTGCCGGTCGTGTGGGTGATGTTCACCACGGAAAGCAAAGCGATGTTCCTAGTGCTTGCCGCAGTCGCGCAGTTGTTCGCGTCGAGCGCGCTGGGCGCGGCGGCGGCGACCAGCCAGTCGCTCGTCCTGCCCCGCATGCGCGGCGTCGCGACTGCGACGTTCTTCCTTGCCACCACGCTGGTCGGCCTTGCACTGGGGCCGTATCTGGCTGGGCTGGTCTCCGCAAAATCGGGCGGTGACCTGGGTCTTGGCATGCAGAGCACGCTGTGGGCGGCGCCGATCGGGCTCGTCCTGCTGCTGGCCGCGCTCAAGCTGGTGCCTGCCGCGCAGGAGCGCGTGCTCGCTGCGGCCCAGTCCGAAGCCTGA
- a CDS encoding superoxide dismutase family protein, whose protein sequence is MTRLSKFARIAPAALGLTCAAALAACATTPVPGEELLATATLMDTDGNPTGEARLLGVGDRAELAVTVKGLTPGEHGFHLHTTGRCALPDFKSAGGHLNPANKGHGLLDNDGSHLGDLPNLVVAANGTASVQVPLEGTRTYVIDQIFDADGTAVVIHADADDGRTDPSGNAGSRVRCGVLQQA, encoded by the coding sequence ATGACACGCCTTTCCAAATTCGCACGCATTGCCCCGGCCGCGCTCGGCCTCACCTGCGCCGCCGCTCTCGCTGCATGCGCGACCACCCCGGTACCCGGCGAAGAACTGCTCGCCACCGCCACCCTGATGGACACGGACGGCAATCCCACGGGCGAAGCGCGCCTGCTGGGCGTGGGGGACCGCGCGGAGCTGGCCGTCACGGTCAAGGGGCTGACGCCGGGCGAGCACGGCTTCCACCTGCACACCACGGGGCGCTGCGCCCTGCCCGACTTCAAGTCGGCAGGCGGGCACCTCAATCCCGCGAACAAGGGCCATGGCCTGCTCGATAATGACGGCAGCCATCTGGGCGATCTGCCCAACCTCGTAGTCGCAGCCAACGGCACCGCCAGCGTGCAGGTGCCGCTCGAAGGAACGCGCACTTACGTGATCGACCAGATCTTCGATGCAGACGGCACCGCCGTGGTCATCCACGCGGACGCCGACGACGGCCGTACGGACCCGTCGGGCAATGCCGGTTCGCGCGTGCGCTGCGGCGTTCTCCAACAGGCCTGA
- a CDS encoding OmpA family protein translates to MRNIVIGMAMASTMLASPALARDSQWYVQVEGGPMLVEDLDFDVNGVEDQLTQNYDAGYDFGGLVGYDFGPVRIEAEASYREADTDNLIVGSTGFPAGAGTRLAPAGDYASNGYMNSLSFMVNGLADFGPDDGLQGFVGGGVGVARTKIQTTINTNGAPGLDDSDTGFAWQILAGVRAPVTDRIDVGLKYRFFNAQNVEMVDRLGDVLETRVRSHSLMGTLTYNFGEPAAPPPPPPPPPPPPPPPPPPPPPPPQVTCNTGPYIVFFNWDRSDITPEAASVLNNAISAYQNCGNASVMLAGYTDRSGTVQYNLGLASRRNASVREYMTGRGIPDARISSEAFGEANPRVPTADGVRELQNRRVEITYGPGSGM, encoded by the coding sequence ATGCGCAATATCGTCATCGGAATGGCGATGGCTTCGACGATGCTCGCATCGCCCGCACTTGCACGTGACAGCCAATGGTACGTGCAGGTCGAAGGCGGTCCGATGCTGGTCGAAGACCTCGACTTCGACGTCAATGGCGTCGAAGACCAGCTCACCCAGAACTACGACGCCGGTTACGACTTCGGCGGTCTCGTCGGTTACGATTTCGGCCCGGTCCGGATCGAAGCCGAAGCAAGCTATCGTGAAGCTGACACCGACAACCTGATCGTCGGCTCGACCGGCTTCCCGGCCGGTGCCGGCACGCGTCTTGCGCCCGCTGGCGACTATGCGTCGAACGGCTACATGAATTCGCTGAGCTTCATGGTCAACGGCCTGGCCGACTTCGGCCCCGACGATGGCCTGCAGGGCTTCGTCGGCGGTGGTGTCGGTGTCGCCCGGACCAAGATCCAGACGACCATCAACACCAACGGCGCACCGGGTCTCGACGATTCGGACACCGGCTTCGCGTGGCAGATCCTCGCGGGCGTTCGCGCTCCCGTGACCGACCGCATCGACGTTGGCCTGAAGTATCGCTTCTTCAACGCCCAGAACGTCGAAATGGTGGATCGCCTTGGCGACGTGCTCGAAACCCGCGTGCGTTCGCACTCGCTGATGGGCACGCTGACCTACAACTTCGGCGAACCTGCGGCTCCGCCGCCGCCGCCGCCGCCGCCGCCGCCGCCGCCTCCCCCGCCGCCGCCGCCGCCGCCGCCGCCGCCGCAGGTGACGTGCAACACGGGCCCGTACATCGTGTTCTTCAACTGGGATCGTTCGGACATCACTCCGGAAGCGGCCTCGGTTCTTAACAACGCGATCTCGGCTTACCAGAACTGCGGCAACGCCTCGGTCATGCTGGCAGGTTACACCGACCGTTCGGGTACCGTTCAGTACAACCTCGGCCTCGCGTCGCGTCGTAATGCTTCGGTCCGTGAATACATGACCGGTCGTGGCATCCCCGACGCTCGCATCAGCAGCGAAGCCTTCGGTGAAGCGAACCCCCGCGTTCCGACCGCCGACGGCGTCCGCGAACTGCAGAACCGTCGCGTGGAAATCACCTACGGTCCGGGTTCGGGCATGTAA